Genomic window (Staphylococcus debuckii):
CATTATATACTGCTTTTTCCGTAATCCCTATCGCATATGCTGTTTTTTGCGGAGAATAGTCATCCAATATATATTGTACTACTTCTTGTTCTAGTTTACTTAATTTCTTGCAATAAGAATCCAACTTTTCCCTTGCTTCTTCTATAATTAATCTTTCCTCAATGCTTTGTTCTGAAACAGCGGTCTCATATCGACTTCGCGCTTCTTCTATCAAACATTGGTGCTGTTTATTCAATCTGGTTTGTTTTCGGTAGTAATCAAACTTTGAAGTTTTAATTAAACGATTTAGAAAATGGTCAAAGGGTGTACTGGTTGATAGTTGATATTTATCTATATTTCTGCAAATTCTAAGAGAGATATCTTGGAGTAAGTCATCACAATCTGAAAATGCGATACTTTTATTTTGAATACGTTGACGGATCAAGGGCTGTAATAGGATAAGCAACTGGTTAACCGCTTCTTTGTCTTCTGCTTGAGCGCGTAAAATTAACGAGGTGATTTTCGTGGTGATTTCACTGGGATGCTGAGGCATGGCATTGTTCCTTTCACAGAAAGTGAAATTAGCATACCTGAATTCATCTTCGTTAATCAACTTGCAAAATTTT
Coding sequences:
- a CDS encoding RNA polymerase sigma factor, which gives rise to MINEDEFRYANFTFCERNNAMPQHPSEITTKITSLILRAQAEDKEAVNQLLILLQPLIRQRIQNKSIAFSDCDDLLQDISLRICRNIDKYQLSTSTPFDHFLNRLIKTSKFDYYRKQTRLNKQHQCLIEEARSRYETAVSEQSIEERLIIEEAREKLDSYCKKLSKLEQEVVQYILDDYSPQKTAYAIGITEKAVYNALYRCKTKLRKEYKQYE